From a region of the Campylobacter anatolicus genome:
- the pseI gene encoding pseudaminic acid synthase has translation MKIANFDTDKKVFIIAELSANHSGSLKTAVDTIKAAARAGADAIKLQTYTPDSLTLNSRKDDFMIKGGLWDRANLYELYAKALTPRQWHSELFKVARDEGLICFSSPFCDDDADFLEQFDPPAYKVASFEANDVDFIKHIAKKGKPVIISTGIATKDEIADSINACKAVGNDKIALLKCTSSYPAPFSEMNLRTIETMRREFGVTIGFSDHTLGIVAPVVAVSLGARIVEKHFILDKSIKSVDMAFSLDEAEFSQMVKAVKDTEALLGEASFKLSEKALHNRRFARSLYASADIKMGEPFTSENIRSVRPGYGLHPKFKKELLGKIAKRNIKFGDRISKDDI, from the coding sequence ATGAAAATAGCAAATTTTGACACAGATAAAAAGGTATTTATCATCGCTGAACTCTCGGCAAATCATAGCGGAAGTTTAAAAACTGCAGTTGATACGATAAAAGCAGCAGCACGTGCAGGAGCAGACGCGATCAAGCTCCAGACCTACACGCCCGATAGTCTGACGCTAAACTCGAGAAAAGATGACTTTATGATAAAAGGTGGACTTTGGGATAGAGCAAATTTATATGAGCTTTACGCCAAAGCTCTCACGCCTAGGCAGTGGCACAGTGAGCTTTTTAAAGTTGCTCGTGATGAAGGACTTATCTGTTTTTCTAGTCCGTTTTGTGATGATGACGCCGACTTTTTAGAGCAGTTTGACCCACCTGCGTATAAAGTGGCTAGTTTTGAAGCAAACGATGTGGATTTTATCAAACATATCGCAAAAAAGGGTAAGCCGGTGATAATCTCAACAGGAATAGCTACAAAAGATGAGATAGCTGATTCTATAAATGCGTGTAAAGCGGTGGGTAATGATAAAATTGCACTTTTAAAATGCACCTCAAGCTATCCAGCTCCATTTAGCGAGATGAATCTACGCACGATAGAGACGATGAGACGTGAGTTTGGCGTAACGATTGGCTTTTCAGACCATACGCTTGGTATTGTAGCTCCGGTTGTAGCGGTAAGCCTTGGGGCTAGGATAGTTGAGAAGCACTTTATACTTGATAAGAGCATTAAAAGCGTAGATATGGCATTTTCGCTTGATGAAGCAGAGTTTTCTCAAATGGTTAAAGCTGTTAAAGACACAGAAGCGTTGCTAGGCGAAGCGAGTTTTAAGCTAAGCGAAAAAGCTCTACACAATCGCCGTTTCGCACGTTCGCTATATGCAAGTGCCGATATAAAAATGGGTGAACCCTTCACAAGTGAAAATATCCGTAGTGTGCGACCAGGATATGGGCTACATCCTAAATTTAAAAAAGAGCTACTAGGCAAAATAGCCAAACGAAATATAAAATTTGGCGACAGGATAAGCAAAGATGATATTTAA
- the pseH gene encoding UDP-4-amino-4,6-dideoxy-N-acetyl-beta-L-altrosamine N-acetyltransferase, which yields MCELINFTHLNDCEAMMVWQWRNDERVAKYMKTKFISFKNHLNFIKNLKNDTSKRYFLLKSGGIYIGVVDFIGIRNDICEFGIYANPNIFSVGKILMHTVLAYAFKILNVKIIKAYAYNENQKAIALYKLFKFEITEYDSEITRLELRREAVQILMKNYKFLNNDENKQILEIRNLEYIRNMSLNDKVIDFNNHIKWIKDGMGGGK from the coding sequence ATGTGCGAACTTATAAATTTTACACATCTTAATGATTGCGAAGCAATGATGGTGTGGCAGTGGCGAAACGATGAGCGTGTAGCAAAGTATATGAAAACTAAATTTATAAGCTTTAAAAATCATCTAAATTTTATAAAAAATTTAAAAAACGATACGAGCAAAAGGTATTTTCTACTTAAAAGTGGTGGCATTTATATCGGCGTGGTTGATTTTATCGGCATTAGAAATGATATTTGTGAGTTTGGGATCTATGCAAATCCAAATATTTTTAGTGTTGGTAAAATACTAATGCATACTGTTTTAGCATATGCATTTAAAATTTTAAATGTAAAAATTATCAAAGCTTACGCTTATAACGAAAATCAAAAGGCGATCGCACTTTATAAGCTATTTAAATTTGAGATTACAGAATATGATAGTGAGATAACTAGACTAGAATTAAGGAGAGAAGCTGTGCAAATACTAATGAAAAACTATAAATTTTTAAATAATGATGAAAATAAGCAGATACTAGAAATAAGAAATTTAGAATATATTAGAAACATGAGTTTAAATGATAAAGTTATAGATTTTAACAATCATATAAAATGGATTAAAGATGGTATGGGGGGGGGCAAATAA
- a CDS encoding motility associated factor glycosyltransferase family protein, with amino-acid sequence MSKKSKISINDLTLDDKSLEQKKEVIPQGTLNPIFEKNIKAIFQQDEILAARLFALDSQDKYEVFVGKDPIDINIIDKQTLKYIYEHPAKDVQDMLESLEKEYKRYPIMYFYGLGNGIFYKAMLANQTHQKIVVIEPDIDIIYIVLNLLDLSQELMSERLTLFYSKFATYTQFFYLVAKPEFTIYAKLYNLHIHTPFYDQFDEDYARINKDFTKAISQMVAGHGNSIDDNLIGVQNHIENLPTMITNYAYVDLIKKRHKLMDTAIIVSTGPSLDKQLDTLKKFAPYVTVISLDASYPILSKHGIVPDYVTSIERVEATSSFFKKRYNKFDKDIYFIVASLTHKQTIKNILPRRLVLTMRPQQNETVFKLNNYGYLGIGHSTANQAYQLAYVLGHKNIVLIGQDLAFAPDGSSHAKGHAFAQDDEYLYVPAYGGEGEVRTTYIWEKFKNQFEADIENSKSKDVITYNCTEGGARINGATEKPFLETMQELCKDKKVKNLPNINQVKTQIANKNLIKAYNFIAKKIEIQERVKNETEKVFLQIVNDIDDIIKMRDDGKITEKLFPRLIKISKKIDNIKNVISKARYKTYIENIVTISVFFQELELAKISVAPSDTNLQKTNKLVEWVEIHKYWLFSVAGGLNAEIQITRQAAKPLIKELKKRGIMPDISLGKSKDNFKL; translated from the coding sequence GTGAGTAAAAAAAGTAAAATATCGATAAACGATCTAACTTTAGACGATAAAAGCTTAGAACAAAAAAAGGAAGTCATACCTCAAGGGACTTTAAACCCAATATTTGAAAAAAATATAAAAGCTATCTTTCAACAAGATGAAATTTTAGCCGCAAGGCTTTTTGCACTTGATTCGCAAGATAAATATGAAGTTTTCGTAGGTAAAGATCCAATCGATATAAATATCATAGACAAACAAACTCTAAAATATATTTACGAGCATCCAGCCAAAGACGTACAAGATATGCTTGAAAGCTTAGAAAAAGAGTATAAACGCTATCCGATTATGTATTTTTATGGATTAGGTAACGGTATATTCTACAAGGCTATGTTGGCAAATCAAACTCACCAAAAGATAGTCGTTATAGAGCCAGATATCGATATAATATATATAGTTTTAAATTTATTAGATCTTTCACAAGAGCTTATGAGCGAGAGATTAACACTATTTTACTCCAAATTTGCTACCTATACGCAATTTTTTTATCTAGTGGCAAAGCCTGAATTTACTATCTATGCAAAGCTTTATAATTTGCATATTCACACGCCATTTTACGATCAATTTGATGAGGATTACGCACGAATAAACAAAGATTTTACCAAGGCTATATCGCAAATGGTGGCAGGACATGGTAATAGCATAGATGATAATCTTATAGGAGTGCAAAATCATATAGAAAATTTACCGACTATGATAACAAACTACGCATATGTAGATCTTATTAAAAAACGCCATAAGCTTATGGATACCGCTATCATTGTCTCAACCGGCCCAAGTCTAGACAAACAGCTAGATACTCTTAAAAAATTTGCTCCATATGTGACCGTCATCAGTTTAGATGCGTCCTATCCGATACTATCTAAGCACGGTATAGTGCCTGATTATGTTACATCTATCGAGCGTGTAGAGGCCACATCGAGCTTTTTTAAGAAAAGATACAACAAATTTGATAAAGATATATACTTCATAGTCGCGTCTTTAACACATAAACAAACTATAAAAAATATACTTCCAAGACGTTTGGTATTGACTATGAGACCTCAGCAAAATGAGACAGTGTTTAAGCTAAATAATTACGGATATTTAGGTATCGGACACTCTACAGCAAATCAAGCCTACCAACTTGCATACGTTTTAGGACATAAAAATATCGTGCTTATAGGACAAGATCTGGCTTTCGCTCCTGATGGCTCAAGCCACGCTAAAGGACACGCTTTCGCACAAGATGATGAGTATCTTTATGTCCCAGCTTATGGCGGAGAGGGCGAAGTAAGGACGACTTATATATGGGAAAAATTTAAAAATCAGTTTGAAGCTGACATAGAAAACTCAAAAAGCAAAGATGTCATAACCTACAACTGCACTGAGGGCGGAGCAAGGATAAATGGAGCGACAGAAAAGCCATTTTTAGAGACAATGCAAGAGCTTTGCAAGGATAAAAAGGTTAAAAATTTACCAAATATAAATCAAGTTAAAACACAAATCGCCAATAAAAATTTAATCAAAGCTTATAACTTTATAGCCAAAAAAATTGAAATTCAAGAAAGGGTCAAGAACGAAACAGAAAAAGTCTTTTTGCAGATAGTTAATGATATAGATGATATCATAAAGATGCGTGATGATGGCAAGATAACAGAAAAGCTATTTCCAAGATTGATAAAAATATCAAAAAAGATAGACAACATAAAAAATGTCATAAGCAAAGCACGCTATAAGACATATATCGAAAATATCGTTACTATCTCAGTATTTTTCCAAGAGTTAGAACTAGCTAAAATTTCAGTCGCACCAAGTGATACAAACTTACAAAAGACAAATAAGCTCGTTGAGTGGGTAGAAATTCATAAATACTGGCTATTTTCAGTAGCTGGTGGGCTAAATGCAGAGATACAGATCACACGCCAAGCTGCAAAACCACTCATAAAAGAGCTTAAAAAGCGTGGTATTATGCCTGATATATCACTTGGTAAAAGTAAAGATAATTTTAAACTTTAA
- the pseG gene encoding UDP-2,4-diacetamido-2,4,6-trideoxy-beta-L-altropyranose hydrolase — protein MKFESLLNLKTLIRTDSSALIGHGHIRRDLVLATKFKDISFACLPLNGNLIDEIKYPVFTLQNGDINELIDIINEQNFELVIIDHYGIDAKDEKAIKERTDAFLMSFDDNYKRHFCDAVLNVNLYADTLRYATLTPPDTQIYAGREYLLVRDEFYVERDIKREKIYDFFIGLGGTDVLNLSAKIAQNLLDKNYKIAIITTSANTHLNELLDLEKRYKNLNIFINSNEIAKLMNKSRELIISASSMVNEAIVLGAKFKAIKTADNQNEIYQWLKDNNYEVYESDEVCANL, from the coding sequence ATGAAATTTGAAAGCCTTTTAAATTTAAAAACACTCATCCGCACCGATAGCTCCGCACTCATCGGACACGGACACATCAGACGAGACCTTGTTTTAGCCACCAAATTTAAAGATATTAGCTTTGCTTGTTTACCCTTAAATGGAAATTTGATAGATGAGATAAAATATCCGGTTTTTACTCTACAAAATGGCGATATAAATGAGCTAATAGATATCATAAATGAGCAAAATTTTGAGCTTGTCATCATAGATCACTACGGTATAGACGCAAAGGATGAAAAGGCGATCAAAGAGCGAACTGACGCATTTTTGATGAGCTTTGATGATAATTATAAAAGGCATTTTTGTGATGCAGTGCTAAATGTAAATTTATACGCCGATACACTACGCTATGCTACGCTAACACCGCCAGATACGCAAATTTATGCAGGGCGTGAGTATCTGCTAGTTAGAGATGAATTTTATGTGGAGCGTGATATAAAGCGAGAGAAAATTTATGACTTTTTCATAGGACTTGGTGGAACTGATGTGCTAAATTTATCTGCTAAAATAGCACAAAATTTATTAGATAAAAACTATAAAATAGCCATTATCACAACATCGGCAAACACTCATTTAAATGAGCTTTTAGATCTTGAAAAACGATATAAAAATTTAAATATCTTCATAAACTCCAACGAGATAGCAAAGCTTATGAATAAAAGTCGTGAGCTTATCATCTCAGCTAGTTCAATGGTAAACGAAGCGATCGTGTTAGGAGCGAAATTTAAAGCGATAAAAACTGCAGATAATCAAAACGAGATCTATCAATGGCTAAAAGATAACAACTATGAAGTGTATGAGAGCGATGAGGTATGTGCGAACTTATAA